One region of Limnospira fusiformis SAG 85.79 genomic DNA includes:
- a CDS encoding DUF2256 domain-containing protein: protein MARQRAKSDFPQKICPVCDRPFVWRKKWANCWDEVKYCSERCRRRRNEQN, encoded by the coding sequence TAAGTCAGACTTCCCTCAGAAAATTTGCCCAGTCTGCGATCGCCCCTTTGTTTGGCGCAAAAAGTGGGCAAACTGTTGGGATGAGGTTAAATACTGTTCCGAGCGTTGCCGTCGCCGACGCAACGAACAGAATTAA
- a CDS encoding isoaspartyl peptidase/L-asparaginase — protein MGVNVQPKLIIHGGAGSSLQGKGGVETVRKSLYQVITEVYGLLEKGTTAEDAVIRGCQLLEDDPLFNAGVGSVLQSDGQIRMSAALMNGSLQRFSGVINVSRLKNPIELAKFLQTSPDRILSDYGAAELLRELNIAPFDPLTDRRLYEWIEDRKQDFNRKMANVVAETSDDEAGRGTIGVVALDQNGRIAAGTSTGGKGFERIGRVSDSAMPAGNYATAQAGVSCTGIGEDIIDECLAAKIVIRVGDGLSLRSAFERSFVEANDRQRDLGAIGLDASGAIAWGKTSDVILAAFHNGQTMGDSLEMLPGTQVLVA, from the coding sequence ATGGGTGTTAATGTGCAACCAAAACTAATCATACATGGTGGGGCGGGTAGTTCTCTCCAAGGTAAAGGAGGCGTAGAAACTGTTCGCAAATCTCTTTATCAGGTGATAACTGAGGTTTATGGCTTACTCGAAAAGGGTACAACTGCTGAGGATGCGGTGATTCGTGGCTGTCAACTTCTCGAAGATGATCCCCTATTTAATGCTGGGGTCGGTTCGGTGTTGCAGTCTGACGGACAGATCCGCATGAGTGCGGCTTTGATGAATGGCAGTTTACAACGCTTTAGCGGGGTGATTAATGTCTCTAGGCTGAAAAACCCCATTGAGTTGGCTAAGTTTCTGCAAACCTCTCCCGATCGCATTTTATCCGATTATGGGGCTGCCGAACTTCTGCGGGAGTTAAATATAGCCCCTTTTGACCCCCTAACCGATCGCCGTCTTTATGAGTGGATCGAAGACCGCAAGCAGGATTTTAACCGCAAAATGGCTAATGTGGTCGCCGAAACCTCTGATGATGAAGCTGGTCGCGGCACTATCGGGGTCGTCGCTTTAGACCAAAATGGTCGGATCGCCGCCGGAACTTCTACTGGTGGTAAGGGGTTTGAACGTATTGGTCGGGTTAGTGATTCGGCTATGCCTGCTGGTAATTATGCCACAGCTCAGGCTGGGGTGAGTTGTACGGGTATCGGTGAGGATATTATTGATGAGTGTCTCGCCGCCAAAATTGTGATCCGCGTCGGAGATGGTTTGTCTTTGCGATCGGCTTTTGAACGTTCTTTTGTCGAGGCTAATGATCGTCAGCGGGACTTGGGGGCGATCGGTTTGGATGCTTCCGGGGCGATCGCTTGGGGAAAAACTAGCGATGTGATTCTCGCCGCCTTCCATAATGGTCAAACTATGGGAGATAGTTTGGAAATGCTACCGGGAACTCAGGTGTTAGTGGCTTAG
- a CDS encoding response regulator yields the protein MRRILVVDDSATMRKMVMASLRDVKDVAFSEAGNGLEAIEQLEIAPFDLMILDLNMPDMHGLEVLRFVLNHPEYRETPIVILTTKGDDESRSEAIAAGAACYLTKPFHPKSLSGEIVNLLSEPCASNIN from the coding sequence ATGAGACGGATTCTAGTTGTAGATGATTCAGCAACCATGCGAAAAATGGTAATGGCATCTCTCAGGGATGTTAAAGATGTAGCTTTTAGCGAGGCGGGGAATGGATTAGAGGCGATCGAGCAGTTAGAAATCGCCCCGTTTGACTTAATGATTTTAGACTTAAATATGCCAGATATGCACGGTCTGGAAGTGTTGCGGTTTGTGCTAAACCACCCGGAATATAGGGAAACACCGATTGTGATTTTAACCACGAAAGGGGATGATGAAAGTCGTAGTGAAGCGATCGCGGCGGGTGCAGCTTGCTATTTAACTAAACCATTTCATCCGAAATCGTTATCGGGGGAAATTGTCAACTTATTATCAGAGCCATGTGCGAGTAATATAAATTAA
- a CDS encoding chemotaxis protein CheA — protein MSSPTESNNFFDDFLDDYFAECEEHLAVVRRELLALESCMNQPQIEGSILNELFRSFHSIKGLSAMVGVREAEKLAHQMESYLRSLRDGQTSLKPEGFDALMSGTQILERAIEAYRTKEDPPDIEEIISQLEACNPPVVAKTPNAAITPFEVKLKPEEMKRLEALVGEGKPIWHFVFTPSTELSKQGIGVNAIREQLQAIGELIYVSPRLNANQKILFDFIVATEGPENHNLGSELKYLSWEPYHIPSSVSATSIRSSNSEVEPSRGPEAPATATAPEEVEAIAVVSSSQSEEPERKESESGKETAEAEPLEISEPETSNAISPTKATSPLISASNLVRVDLPKLDELMRMVGELVITRARLEENLKNLPPTVPAARRRTLQEINLTLERQLRDLRQGVMQVRLVPIAEIFARMQFVVRDLMRLTGKQVALEISGAETEIDKFVVERMMDPLLHLVRNAVSHGIESTEERLKAGKSATGAIALRASAAGEMVIIEIEDDGQGVDISRVLKRAKQQGLLSDSVSETNDPDNYDSQTILDLLCSPGFSTKEEADLASGRGVGMAIVKNTVQELGGCVKFTTQKGKGSHFIIDLPLTLAITDALIVEVSGQTFAIPESSIQEVLSIENERIICLEGQEIISYRGHVFPLRYLARLFNCAVTTDNSEKLTVVVIGNSLNSTGLVVNRILGLREIVVRPLTDPLLQSPGISGATELGDGRVVLIMDVPALICSIINQFLTTPKTAINSG, from the coding sequence GTGTCTAGTCCTACAGAAAGCAACAACTTTTTTGATGACTTTTTAGATGATTATTTTGCTGAGTGTGAAGAGCATTTAGCCGTCGTGCGGCGAGAACTCTTGGCGCTAGAGTCCTGTATGAATCAGCCCCAAATAGAGGGTTCGATTCTGAATGAACTGTTCCGCAGCTTTCACTCAATTAAAGGACTGTCGGCGATGGTGGGTGTGCGGGAAGCGGAGAAATTGGCTCACCAAATGGAGAGTTATCTGCGATCGCTAAGAGATGGTCAAACCTCCCTGAAACCAGAGGGTTTTGATGCTCTGATGTCGGGAACTCAAATTCTGGAGAGAGCGATCGAAGCCTATCGCACGAAGGAAGATCCCCCGGATATTGAGGAAATTATCAGCCAATTGGAAGCCTGTAACCCTCCGGTGGTGGCTAAAACCCCAAATGCAGCTATTACCCCCTTTGAGGTGAAGCTGAAACCAGAGGAAATGAAACGATTAGAGGCGTTAGTCGGTGAAGGAAAACCGATCTGGCATTTCGTCTTCACTCCTAGTACAGAGCTATCCAAACAGGGGATCGGAGTTAACGCCATTCGGGAACAACTGCAAGCGATCGGTGAGTTGATTTATGTGTCTCCCCGCCTAAACGCCAATCAGAAAATCCTGTTTGATTTTATTGTCGCAACTGAGGGACCGGAAAATCACAATTTAGGCTCTGAGCTGAAATATCTGAGTTGGGAACCATATCACATTCCCAGTTCAGTTTCTGCGACCAGCATTCGCTCATCTAACTCGGAGGTTGAACCTTCCAGAGGACCGGAAGCGCCAGCAACAGCCACAGCGCCAGAAGAAGTTGAGGCGATCGCGGTGGTATCTAGTTCTCAGTCAGAGGAGCCAGAGAGGAAAGAGTCAGAGTCGGGGAAAGAAACTGCGGAAGCGGAACCATTGGAGATATCAGAACCGGAAACCAGTAATGCTATCTCTCCGACTAAAGCAACTAGCCCCCTAATTAGTGCATCTAACTTAGTACGGGTAGACCTACCGAAACTTGATGAACTGATGCGGATGGTGGGAGAATTAGTAATTACGCGCGCACGACTGGAGGAAAACCTCAAAAATTTACCCCCAACTGTCCCGGCGGCTCGGCGGCGAACTTTACAGGAAATTAACCTAACTTTAGAACGACAACTGCGGGATCTGCGTCAGGGGGTGATGCAGGTGCGACTGGTTCCAATTGCGGAAATTTTCGCGAGGATGCAGTTTGTAGTTAGGGATCTGATGCGACTAACGGGAAAACAGGTAGCTCTGGAAATTTCCGGCGCGGAAACTGAGATTGATAAGTTTGTGGTTGAGCGCATGATGGACCCGTTATTGCATTTAGTCCGTAATGCGGTTAGTCACGGTATCGAATCAACGGAGGAACGACTAAAAGCGGGAAAATCTGCTACGGGTGCGATCGCCTTACGCGCTTCGGCGGCGGGGGAAATGGTGATTATTGAAATTGAAGATGATGGTCAGGGAGTCGATATTTCTAGGGTGTTAAAACGGGCAAAACAACAGGGTTTATTGTCGGATTCTGTATCGGAGACTAATGATCCAGATAACTATGATTCCCAGACGATACTCGATCTGTTATGTTCCCCTGGTTTTTCGACCAAAGAAGAGGCGGATCTGGCTAGTGGTCGGGGTGTGGGAATGGCGATCGTCAAAAACACCGTTCAAGAACTGGGTGGTTGTGTGAAATTCACCACTCAAAAAGGAAAAGGCAGTCATTTTATTATTGATTTGCCGTTGACTTTAGCGATTACTGATGCTCTGATTGTGGAAGTTAGCGGTCAAACCTTTGCCATTCCAGAATCCTCTATACAGGAGGTATTATCTATTGAGAATGAGAGAATTATTTGCCTGGAAGGTCAGGAAATAATTTCCTATCGAGGTCATGTTTTCCCCCTGCGATATTTAGCGCGTCTATTTAACTGTGCTGTGACTACAGACAACTCGGAAAAATTAACTGTTGTGGTGATTGGTAATAGCCTTAATTCCACCGGTTTAGTAGTGAATAGAATCTTGGGACTGCGAGAAATTGTAGTGCGGCCGTTAACTGATCCGTTGCTGCAAAGTCCGGGAATTTCTGGGGCGACCGAATTGGGCGATGGTCGAGTAGTTTTAATTATGGATGTTCCGGCGTTAATTTGTAGCATAATTAATCAATTTTTAACGACACCAAAAACGGCAATTAACTCCGGTTAA
- a CDS encoding chemotaxis protein CheW: MTKSADTSQPFILFELDHTTYGIPSGVVQQMEMVEQITPVPNSASFVVGVIFSRGQVIPAIDLRVRFGFAKIPYTLRTRLIVINTNQRTVGLIVDTAREFVSISADTIQPSPEGISSLSGKYLAGIATLGERVILILNVEELLVLPELVSERGG; encoded by the coding sequence ATGACTAAATCAGCAGATACATCTCAACCCTTTATTTTATTTGAACTAGACCATACCACCTATGGTATTCCTTCTGGTGTGGTTCAACAGATGGAAATGGTGGAGCAAATTACCCCAGTTCCTAACTCTGCGTCTTTTGTAGTGGGGGTGATATTCTCGCGGGGTCAAGTGATTCCGGCAATTGATTTGAGGGTACGATTTGGATTTGCCAAAATACCGTATACCCTGCGAACCCGACTAATAGTGATTAATACTAATCAGCGGACAGTGGGTTTAATTGTTGATACAGCCAGGGAGTTTGTATCAATTTCCGCAGACACTATTCAGCCTTCACCGGAGGGAATTTCTAGCTTGAGTGGTAAATATTTAGCGGGAATTGCCACTTTGGGAGAAAGAGTGATACTAATTCTCAATGTGGAAGAATTGTTAGTTTTACCGGAATTAGTATCAGAAAGGGGTGGCTAG
- a CDS encoding methyl-accepting chemotaxis protein encodes MGKKSKNHKKADNSYLENANFQNFKTSEEREKLKLEMMEIRDNADRVNTVAIAIAKIAKQVAEGAESQLQLLDRASLGIKQMNKSLGETAQQAESVASSTEELVSSVNEMAASIEQVSASSMGLATAVRQTVTSIQESTSNTTKVAANAQEMATSATQVIASMTQMTTSIRNVSDDTENLTVSVNETASSMEEMTSSIAGVANNADDLTAASEETSASINEMAASIEEVSATIENLASTVEQVSTSVEEIAQSVQGVANNAEQITEVATDSATSAEQLDRSIQSISSLTQKANELTRAVGVDADNGGKTIEKAIQGLARVRESMVKSADVMRDMGKRTNEISTIVDTINLISERTNLLSLNASIEAARAGEAGRGFAVVAEEIRNLADRAAQATFDIAAIIKALQSVVQDAVSTSNDGLRIAEDSGSLAEDGLSGLKQILAGVEQTTQLMNQIAIASQEQLTAGQRVVTAINMTATQAKEVAIATHEQAKTTQGIVQSTRHMRQIAQQVTQAMGEQARAARDVIKAAQNTNNLAGQIRKATFEQNKGAEQIMQAVESMRRGVISTNRALAEQSTAGDQISKESERLSQLISNVTRSMTEQSSSANQISQAVESIQMQSEQVAKAMQEQSRAVQDMNLATRSIAKQIALIRTSNLEHSDVSGNLLASIETLQTIAKNNSSGVHQTNEKAQGLLSHTQALMEVLKVGS; translated from the coding sequence ATGGGTAAAAAATCTAAAAATCATAAAAAGGCAGATAATAGTTATCTAGAAAATGCCAATTTTCAGAATTTCAAAACATCAGAGGAGAGGGAAAAACTGAAATTGGAAATGATGGAAATTCGGGACAATGCCGATCGCGTTAATACAGTGGCGATCGCCATAGCCAAAATAGCGAAACAGGTAGCGGAAGGGGCGGAATCTCAACTGCAACTACTCGATCGCGCTTCCCTGGGAATCAAGCAGATGAATAAATCCCTGGGAGAAACGGCGCAGCAAGCCGAATCGGTAGCCAGTTCCACAGAAGAATTAGTCTCCTCAGTCAATGAGATGGCTGCATCCATCGAACAGGTGTCCGCCAGTAGTATGGGACTAGCGACGGCGGTGCGCCAAACCGTAACATCAATTCAGGAGAGTACCAGCAACACCACTAAGGTAGCAGCAAATGCCCAAGAGATGGCAACTTCTGCCACCCAGGTGATCGCGTCGATGACCCAAATGACGACTTCCATTAGAAACGTGAGTGACGATACGGAAAACCTAACGGTATCGGTAAACGAGACGGCTTCTTCTATGGAAGAAATGACCAGTTCCATTGCGGGAGTGGCTAACAATGCGGATGATTTAACGGCTGCATCAGAAGAAACCAGCGCCTCCATTAACGAGATGGCAGCATCTATCGAGGAGGTATCGGCAACTATTGAGAACCTGGCTTCGACTGTAGAACAGGTATCAACGTCTGTGGAAGAAATTGCCCAATCAGTGCAGGGGGTAGCCAATAACGCGGAACAAATTACGGAGGTAGCGACGGACTCAGCCACCAGCGCGGAACAACTCGATCGCTCTATCCAATCAATTAGCAGCCTAACCCAAAAAGCCAATGAACTTACCCGTGCTGTGGGAGTTGATGCGGATAATGGGGGTAAAACCATTGAAAAAGCGATTCAGGGTTTGGCAAGAGTGCGCGAATCCATGGTTAAATCGGCTGATGTGATGCGGGATATGGGTAAACGGACTAATGAAATTAGCACCATTGTTGATACAATTAACTTAATCTCGGAACGGACTAATCTGCTATCACTAAATGCTTCCATTGAAGCAGCTCGTGCGGGAGAAGCAGGGCGGGGGTTTGCTGTGGTTGCAGAAGAAATCCGCAATTTGGCCGATCGCGCCGCCCAAGCCACGTTCGATATTGCTGCAATTATTAAGGCATTACAGTCGGTGGTGCAAGATGCCGTGAGTACATCTAATGATGGGCTACGAATTGCGGAAGATAGTGGCAGTCTGGCAGAAGATGGGTTATCGGGTCTCAAGCAAATTCTGGCAGGAGTTGAACAAACGACGCAATTAATGAACCAAATTGCGATCGCCTCTCAAGAACAACTGACCGCAGGACAGCGGGTGGTAACGGCGATTAATATGACTGCTACCCAAGCCAAAGAAGTAGCCATTGCTACCCATGAGCAAGCCAAAACTACTCAGGGAATTGTGCAGTCCACCCGACACATGAGGCAAATTGCTCAACAGGTAACACAGGCTATGGGAGAACAGGCGCGAGCGGCTAGGGATGTAATTAAGGCGGCTCAAAATACCAATAATTTAGCCGGACAAATTCGTAAGGCTACCTTTGAACAAAATAAGGGTGCTGAACAAATCATGCAGGCGGTAGAGTCCATGCGCCGAGGGGTGATTAGCACGAACCGTGCTTTAGCGGAACAGTCCACAGCAGGGGATCAAATCTCGAAGGAGTCCGAGCGGCTGTCGCAATTGATTAGCAATGTGACGCGATCGATGACTGAACAGAGTAGCAGTGCGAACCAAATTAGCCAAGCAGTGGAGAGTATCCAAATGCAGTCTGAACAGGTGGCTAAGGCTATGCAGGAACAAAGTAGGGCGGTACAGGACATGAATTTAGCTACTCGTAGTATTGCCAAACAAATAGCTTTGATCCGCACATCTAATTTAGAGCATTCGGATGTTTCTGGTAATCTGCTGGCCAGTATAGAAACCTTACAAACTATTGCCAAAAACAATAGTTCAGGGGTACACCAAACTAATGAAAAGGCTCAAGGTTTGCTGTCACATACTCAAGCACTTATGGAGGTTTTAAAGGTTGGCAGTTAA
- a CDS encoding HEAT repeat domain-containing protein — MTISIFTTDEQLLVKSWDSQLESMRGLDAESVYGCPLTEIIPDLESRGLLARFNQVLEDGTIQTLAPDFHHYLIKCPPRKPSKYFDSMQQRVTIAPLREKTAIVGLVITLEDVTERMDAEWELANARTLSNSEPEEIDSDTSVHESLIAALADDRWQVRQNATRHLTNVKAPELNAQLLQLLRQQHHNPNILNSVIQVLTLTQVDIVPALIDCLKEEDSDLRIYVVQTLGQRKDPRAVSVLIEMLDDENVNVRYHAIEALGKLQALEAVDSLVKIAESEDFFLAFPALDALMQMVNAKLAPQLVPLLQKTLNWQLRREAVDNLAITDDPEIIRSLLRLMREQHRNPNVLNATLQILALSNVDPIPALVECLGEPDPDLRIYTALALGERHDPRAIPALIGLLNDPDINVRYHAIESLGQLKAKEAVEPLVEIATSGDFFLAFPAIETLVTIGDTTIIPKLLPLLENELLCSPVVSALGKFADADAVAPLVAQLSRPLTSIAEIVLALAEIYANYKQLEEGQHIAVLTRQVIEDQAVENILAEIEQGSLSGPELRGMVMILGWLEGEKIEQTLGKLLNNHEVRDPVMEALVAYGGRIAPLLIMQLEAGDLETRKAAVMALGRIGSTQAVPALMSLLGNAEPELVMVTTTALAHIGDGRAFEGLLQLLAHPDSAVRLGAIAALNSLGHPAMPPRIYDLLADPNPLVRESAVRIAGYFAFENCKDRLLACTQDSEDRVCRAAIEHLPYLEDDRVLPLLVQTLAHPSASLRSAVAHAMGELENIETLPYLLQGLDDPESWVRYQAARSIGRYADTLIDILESGSSSSLPEPLAELNVAEWAESAFVALKQLANYDPADPVRAIAAESLGAIAGVRATPILSRLAELEDEGGDVARAALRALGRINRAQAIPPLLTALNSPNSERRLDALHAFRERGGTEAGVALQWMAAADPEERLVYEAIESLSRLATPEAISALLELTVDPSTREACLNALVRRNCPETLEAEYIELVAQGLKHIHPGVRCSVVEVLKRFKHPIASEFLIQALSDADQNVRLAAVTALVYLGNHSCDEQLAKLARTDPSPAIRRAAHRGLHSS; from the coding sequence ATGACGATTAGTATTTTTACAACAGATGAGCAATTATTGGTAAAGTCCTGGGATTCTCAACTGGAGAGTATGAGGGGCTTAGACGCAGAATCTGTCTATGGTTGTCCGTTGACCGAGATAATTCCTGATTTGGAATCGAGGGGTTTACTGGCTCGCTTTAATCAGGTTCTGGAAGATGGTACTATCCAAACCCTAGCACCGGATTTTCACCATTATTTAATTAAGTGTCCGCCACGGAAACCCTCGAAATACTTTGACTCGATGCAGCAAAGGGTAACCATTGCACCTTTGCGAGAAAAAACGGCGATCGTGGGTTTGGTGATTACTTTAGAAGATGTCACGGAACGCATGGACGCGGAATGGGAATTAGCTAATGCTCGCACATTGTCAAATTCTGAGCCAGAAGAAATCGACTCTGATACGTCAGTCCATGAGTCCCTAATTGCTGCCCTGGCTGACGATCGCTGGCAAGTGCGCCAAAATGCTACCCGTCACCTGACCAATGTTAAAGCGCCAGAATTGAACGCGCAACTGTTGCAATTGTTGCGACAACAACATCACAATCCGAATATCCTCAACAGCGTGATCCAGGTTCTGACTCTCACGCAAGTTGATATAGTCCCGGCTTTGATTGATTGCCTCAAGGAAGAGGATTCGGATCTGCGGATTTATGTAGTCCAAACCCTCGGACAAAGGAAAGATCCCCGGGCTGTCTCCGTCCTGATTGAGATGTTGGATGATGAGAATGTCAATGTCCGGTATCATGCTATTGAAGCCCTGGGAAAACTGCAAGCCCTAGAAGCGGTTGATAGCCTGGTTAAAATCGCTGAGTCAGAAGACTTTTTCCTAGCCTTCCCTGCCCTTGATGCCCTAATGCAAATGGTTAACGCTAAACTGGCTCCTCAACTGGTTCCACTGCTGCAAAAAACCCTGAATTGGCAATTGCGCCGAGAAGCGGTTGATAATTTGGCGATAACTGATGACCCAGAAATTATCCGCAGTCTACTGCGATTGATGCGGGAACAGCATCGCAACCCCAATGTTCTTAATGCGACTCTACAAATTCTCGCCCTCAGTAATGTAGACCCAATTCCGGCACTGGTGGAATGCTTGGGAGAACCAGACCCGGATCTGCGAATTTATACGGCTCTGGCTTTGGGAGAACGCCACGACCCCCGTGCTATCCCTGCTCTGATTGGTTTGCTCAATGATCCAGATATCAATGTTCGCTATCATGCCATTGAGAGTTTGGGACAACTGAAGGCAAAGGAGGCGGTGGAGCCTTTGGTTGAGATTGCTACCAGTGGGGATTTCTTTTTGGCTTTTCCGGCGATCGAAACTTTGGTGACTATTGGCGATACAACGATTATTCCCAAACTTCTGCCCCTATTGGAAAATGAGTTGCTTTGTAGTCCGGTGGTATCGGCTTTGGGTAAGTTTGCGGATGCTGATGCGGTAGCGCCTTTGGTGGCTCAACTCAGCCGCCCTTTGACATCGATCGCAGAAATTGTTTTAGCCTTGGCGGAAATTTACGCTAATTATAAACAACTCGAAGAAGGACAACATATCGCTGTTCTGACTCGCCAAGTCATAGAAGACCAGGCGGTGGAAAATATCCTAGCAGAGATTGAACAAGGCTCTTTGTCTGGCCCGGAGTTACGGGGGATGGTGATGATTTTGGGTTGGCTGGAAGGAGAGAAAATTGAGCAAACTTTAGGAAAACTCCTGAATAATCACGAAGTTCGCGATCCGGTTATGGAAGCCTTGGTTGCTTATGGGGGAAGGATAGCGCCTCTATTGATTATGCAGTTGGAAGCGGGAGACCTGGAAACTCGCAAGGCGGCGGTTATGGCTTTGGGACGTATCGGCAGCACCCAGGCGGTTCCGGCTTTGATGTCTTTGTTGGGTAATGCTGAACCGGAACTGGTGATGGTGACGACTACGGCTTTGGCTCACATTGGCGACGGTCGCGCTTTTGAGGGGCTGTTGCAGTTACTGGCACATCCTGACTCGGCGGTGCGTTTGGGGGCGATCGCTGCTCTCAATTCTTTGGGCCATCCCGCTATGCCTCCACGGATTTATGATCTGTTGGCTGACCCTAACCCATTAGTACGAGAGTCGGCGGTGAGAATTGCTGGGTATTTTGCTTTTGAGAATTGCAAAGACCGATTATTGGCTTGTACACAAGATTCCGAAGATCGGGTTTGTCGGGCGGCGATTGAACATTTGCCCTATTTGGAGGATGACCGGGTTCTGCCGCTCTTGGTGCAAACTTTGGCTCACCCTTCAGCTTCTTTGCGATCGGCTGTGGCTCATGCTATGGGAGAATTGGAGAATATCGAAACTCTCCCTTATCTACTACAAGGGTTGGATGATCCAGAATCTTGGGTTCGTTATCAGGCCGCTCGTTCTATTGGTCGCTATGCTGACACTTTAATTGATATCCTGGAATCGGGTTCAAGTTCATCTCTACCAGAACCTTTGGCTGAACTCAATGTTGCTGAATGGGCTGAAAGTGCCTTTGTCGCCCTGAAACAACTGGCTAATTATGACCCGGCTGATCCGGTTAGAGCGATCGCTGCTGAGTCCTTGGGGGCTATTGCCGGTGTGAGGGCCACTCCCATTTTGTCTCGGTTGGCTGAGTTGGAGGATGAAGGCGGAGACGTGGCCCGTGCTGCTTTGAGGGCTTTGGGACGGATTAACCGCGCTCAGGCTATACCCCCTTTACTCACCGCTCTCAATTCCCCTAACTCTGAACGTCGTCTTGATGCTCTCCATGCCTTTCGTGAACGGGGAGGAACTGAAGCCGGAGTAGCTTTGCAATGGATGGCCGCCGCTGACCCCGAAGAACGTCTGGTTTATGAGGCGATCGAGTCTCTTTCCCGTCTCGCTACTCCAGAAGCCATTTCAGCCTTGCTGGAATTGACCGTTGACCCTAGCACGCGAGAGGCTTGTCTTAATGCTTTGGTGCGCCGTAATTGTCCCGAAACTTTAGAGGCAGAATATATTGAATTAGTCGCTCAGGGATTAAAACACATCCATCCGGGAGTTCGCTGTTCTGTCGTCGAGGTTCTCAAACGTTTTAAGCATCCCATAGCTTCCGAGTTTTTGATTCAAGCCTTGAGTGATGCTGATCAAAATGTCCGTCTGGCTGCAGTCACCGCTTTAGTTTATCTGGGAAATCACAGTTGCGATGAACAATTAGCTAAACTGGCTCGCACTGACCCCTCTCCCGCTATCCGTCGCGCCGCTCATCGAGGTCTACATTCCTCTTAA
- a CDS encoding CheR family methyltransferase encodes MSFRPDSLELSESTFIILRDLIHERTGLYYESSKRDLLADKVYPRLVDKSFDSFLDYYYLLKYDPDADGEWKCLMDVLSVSETFFWREFDQIRVMVDVLLPSLIDKYKAGSPSHDWPMCRPIQIWCAACSTGEEPISIAMALQEAGWFDKLPINIYGSDASPRSINKAKAGLYRQYSFRATPPKIQDKYFDKEGDNWRIKPSIHKRITWQVANITSPQEIANFRNINFIFCRNVFIYFSDKSIQKTVKLFSERMAESGYLFISASESLLKFETDFKLIDIRQAFAYHKKR; translated from the coding sequence ATGTCATTTCGTCCAGACTCTCTAGAACTATCCGAAAGTACCTTTATTATTCTTCGGGATTTAATTCACGAACGAACCGGTTTGTACTACGAATCCAGCAAAAGAGACCTGTTGGCGGATAAGGTTTATCCCCGATTAGTAGATAAGAGCTTTGATTCGTTTTTGGATTACTATTATCTACTAAAATATGATCCTGATGCCGATGGTGAGTGGAAATGCCTGATGGATGTTCTGTCAGTTTCAGAAACTTTCTTCTGGCGGGAATTTGACCAGATTCGGGTCATGGTTGATGTGTTGTTACCATCATTAATAGACAAATATAAAGCTGGTTCTCCATCTCATGATTGGCCGATGTGTAGACCTATTCAAATTTGGTGCGCGGCTTGTTCAACTGGTGAAGAACCTATCTCAATTGCTATGGCTTTACAAGAGGCAGGTTGGTTTGACAAACTACCTATTAATATCTACGGTAGTGATGCTTCCCCTCGGTCAATTAATAAGGCTAAGGCAGGACTATATCGACAATATTCATTTCGGGCAACTCCCCCGAAAATCCAGGATAAATATTTTGACAAAGAAGGAGATAATTGGCGCATTAAGCCGAGTATTCACAAGCGAATCACCTGGCAAGTTGCCAACATTACTTCCCCTCAAGAAATTGCCAACTTTAGAAATATTAACTTTATTTTTTGCCGAAATGTGTTCATCTATTTTTCGGATAAATCCATCCAGAAAACTGTTAAACTATTCTCGGAAAGAATGGCAGAATCGGGTTATTTATTTATTAGTGCCTCCGAGTCCCTGTTAAAGTTTGAAACCGATTTCAAATTGATAGATATTAGGCAAGCATTTGCCTATCACAAAAAGCGTTAA